One Synechococcus sp. PROS-9-1 DNA window includes the following coding sequences:
- the rpsM gene encoding 30S ribosomal protein S13, with translation MARIAGVDIPRDKRIEVALTYIYGIGSTRAKTILTKAGVNPDIRVKDLEDNDVQKLRNATDSFTIEGDLRRQEGMALKRLQDIGCLRGRRHRMSLPVRGQRTRTNARTRRGARKTVAGKKK, from the coding sequence GTGGCAAGGATTGCTGGTGTTGACATTCCCCGCGACAAGCGGATCGAAGTCGCACTTACTTACATCTACGGAATCGGCTCAACCCGGGCCAAGACCATCCTCACCAAAGCCGGAGTCAACCCTGACATCCGCGTCAAGGATCTAGAGGACAACGATGTGCAGAAATTGCGCAACGCCACTGATTCCTTCACGATCGAGGGAGATCTGCGGCGTCAAGAGGGCATGGCCCTCAAGCGCCTGCAAGACATTGGTTGCCTGCGTGGCCGTCGTCATCGGATGAGCCTTCCAGTGCGCGGTCAACGCACCCGCACCAACGCCCGCACCCGCCGTGGCGCCAGGAAGACCGTGGCCGGCAAGAAGAAATAA
- the rpmJ gene encoding 50S ribosomal protein L36, with protein sequence MKVRASVKKMCEKCRVIRRHGRVMVICPNPKHKQRQG encoded by the coding sequence ATGAAGGTGCGCGCCTCGGTCAAGAAAATGTGCGAAAAGTGCCGGGTGATTCGTCGCCACGGCCGGGTGATGGTGATTTGCCCAAACCCTAAGCACAAGCAGCGCCAGGGATGA
- a CDS encoding adenylate kinase produces the protein MKQRLLFLGPPGAGKGTQAALLCERHGLRHLSTGDLLRGEVSAGTELGKQAETVMNRGELVSDSLVLAIVKAQLGALNGQGWLLDGFPRNVAQAEALDPLLQELNQPIEAVVLLELDDAVLIERLLSRGRDDDNEAVIRNRLVVYADKTEPLIEHYRQRGLLQSVEAHGNIEEISERIEGVLA, from the coding sequence ATGAAACAACGACTGCTTTTTTTAGGCCCTCCCGGCGCTGGTAAAGGAACCCAAGCGGCACTTTTGTGTGAGCGACATGGGTTACGTCACCTCTCAACCGGCGACCTGCTTCGCGGGGAAGTCTCTGCTGGAACCGAACTTGGCAAACAAGCCGAGACCGTGATGAATCGCGGTGAGCTTGTAAGCGACTCACTCGTGCTGGCCATCGTGAAAGCTCAGCTCGGAGCACTGAATGGCCAGGGATGGCTTTTGGATGGATTCCCCCGCAATGTTGCACAGGCTGAGGCACTCGATCCGCTACTCCAAGAGCTCAACCAACCCATCGAAGCCGTGGTGCTTCTTGAGTTGGATGACGCCGTCCTCATCGAACGTTTGCTCTCAAGGGGACGCGACGACGACAACGAAGCCGTGATCCGCAATCGGCTCGTGGTCTATGCCGACAAAACAGAGCCCCTAATTGAGCATTACCGTCAACGTGGCCTGCTCCAATCGGTGGAAGCCCATGGCAACATCGAAGAGATCAGTGAACGCATCGAAGGTGTTCTTGCCTAG
- the secY gene encoding preprotein translocase subunit SecY — MLVSRGRNPSATEVITQLVQNPELRGRVLTTLGLLMLVRLGIYIPMPGIDRVAFEQFIEQGGTLIGFLDIFTGGGISTLGVFALGILPFINASIIIQLLTASLPQLEDLQKNEGEAGRRKIAQITRYVALGWGTVQSVIFAMILRQYAVEGLSDVVFVVQTALALVTGSMIVMWLSEVITERGIGQGASLVIFLNIVATLPKALGSTIEKAQTGDRGDVLGIIVLVLVFLITIVGIIFVQEGARRLPIVSAKRQVGGTALLPSRQSYLPLKLNAGGVMPIIFASALIFLPITIANVTNNPILIRAASALNPGAANPWPYAIVFFSLILGFSYFYSSLSLNPNDMATNLKRGGVAIPGVRPGSATATYLEGVKNRLTLLGGLFLGAVAIIPSAVERATGVTTFQGLGATSLLILVGVAIDTAKQVQTYVISQRYEGLVRQ; from the coding sequence ATGCTTGTCAGTCGGGGACGTAACCCCAGCGCCACTGAAGTGATTACCCAGTTGGTGCAGAACCCTGAGCTGCGCGGCCGGGTTCTCACAACTTTGGGTCTGCTCATGCTTGTCCGGCTGGGGATCTACATCCCCATGCCTGGGATCGATCGTGTTGCTTTTGAGCAATTTATTGAGCAGGGCGGAACACTCATTGGTTTCCTTGACATTTTTACCGGGGGCGGAATCTCCACCCTTGGCGTTTTTGCCCTAGGCATCCTGCCTTTCATTAACGCCTCGATCATTATTCAATTGCTTACCGCCTCGCTCCCCCAGCTCGAGGACTTACAGAAAAACGAAGGAGAAGCAGGGCGTCGAAAAATTGCCCAAATCACCCGCTACGTGGCTCTGGGATGGGGAACGGTTCAGAGCGTCATTTTTGCGATGATTCTTCGCCAATATGCCGTTGAAGGATTAAGCGACGTCGTCTTTGTTGTGCAAACAGCGCTGGCGTTGGTCACTGGCTCAATGATTGTGATGTGGCTCAGTGAAGTCATCACAGAACGAGGAATCGGACAGGGAGCATCCCTTGTGATCTTTTTGAATATCGTGGCCACCCTGCCGAAGGCCTTGGGTTCAACGATTGAGAAAGCTCAGACGGGAGACCGGGGAGATGTCCTTGGCATCATTGTCCTGGTCTTGGTCTTCCTGATCACAATTGTTGGAATCATCTTTGTTCAGGAAGGTGCAAGACGCCTACCAATCGTCAGCGCCAAGCGACAGGTAGGAGGTACAGCGCTCCTCCCAAGTCGTCAGAGTTATCTCCCCCTCAAGCTCAATGCCGGTGGAGTGATGCCAATTATTTTCGCGTCAGCCCTCATCTTTTTGCCGATCACGATCGCAAACGTCACCAATAATCCAATCCTGATTCGAGCAGCGAGTGCTTTAAATCCTGGCGCAGCCAATCCATGGCCTTACGCAATCGTGTTTTTCTCACTGATTTTGGGATTTTCCTATTTCTATTCGTCGCTTTCCCTCAACCCAAATGATATGGCCACCAACCTCAAACGAGGCGGAGTTGCCATTCCAGGAGTGAGACCCGGAAGTGCAACAGCTACCTATCTGGAGGGTGTCAAAAATAGATTGACCCTTCTTGGCGGACTTTTCCTTGGGGCTGTGGCCATTATTCCCTCAGCCGTTGAGAGGGCCACAGGAGTCACAACCTTCCAAGGGCTTGGAGCCACCTCACTTCTGATCCTGGTTGGTGTCGCCATCGACACCGCCAAGCAGGTTCAGACCTACGTGATCTCCCAACGATATGAAGGACTTGTTCGCCAATAA
- the rplO gene encoding 50S ribosomal protein L15: MTLRLESLKPNKGARRRKLRKGRGIAAGQGASCGFGMRGQKSRSGRPTRPGFEGGQMPLYRRVPKLKHFTLVNPKSFTVINVSALNDIKAGSTVNLDSLVKDGIVTSPKSPLKILGNGELKAKLTIQAAAFTASARAKIEAAGGTCEVLD; this comes from the coding sequence ATGACTCTCAGACTCGAATCTCTTAAACCCAACAAAGGTGCTCGTCGGCGCAAACTGCGTAAGGGACGTGGCATCGCAGCTGGTCAGGGCGCTAGCTGCGGTTTCGGCATGCGCGGACAAAAATCTCGCTCAGGCCGTCCCACCCGTCCTGGATTTGAAGGCGGTCAGATGCCGCTTTATCGCCGGGTGCCAAAGCTCAAGCACTTCACCCTGGTCAATCCGAAATCATTCACTGTTATCAACGTGAGTGCTCTGAACGACATCAAGGCTGGCAGCACTGTCAATCTCGATTCGCTCGTCAAGGATGGCATTGTGACTAGCCCTAAGAGTCCTCTCAAGATTCTTGGCAACGGTGAATTGAAAGCAAAGCTCACCATTCAGGCTGCTGCCTTTACAGCCTCTGCTCGCGCCAAAATCGAAGCTGCCGGTGGGACCTGCGAGGTTCTCGACTGA
- the rpsE gene encoding 30S ribosomal protein S5 — MTTEPNNQTTSNDVPSASDVPAAAEGQGQQQEQRRGGGGGRGDRRGGRGDRRRGQERDSEWQERVVQIRRVSKTVKGGKKMSFRSIVVVGNERGQVGVGVGKAGDVIGAVRKGVADAKKHLVKVPLTRHNSIPTLSTGREGAASVLIRPAAPGTGVIAGGSIRTVLELAGIKNVLAKRLGSKTPLNNARAAMVALQLLRTHKETAKERGISLEQIYS; from the coding sequence ATGACGACCGAACCCAACAACCAGACCACCTCCAACGACGTGCCATCGGCTTCTGACGTTCCAGCAGCAGCTGAAGGTCAAGGCCAACAACAGGAGCAGCGCCGCGGCGGCGGCGGCGGCCGCGGTGACCGTCGCGGCGGCCGCGGTGACCGTCGCCGCGGCCAAGAACGCGATTCCGAATGGCAAGAGCGCGTTGTGCAGATCCGAAGGGTCTCCAAAACCGTCAAAGGCGGCAAAAAGATGAGCTTTCGCTCCATCGTTGTTGTCGGCAATGAGCGCGGTCAGGTCGGCGTTGGTGTCGGCAAGGCCGGCGATGTCATCGGTGCCGTACGCAAGGGCGTCGCTGATGCCAAAAAGCACCTGGTGAAAGTTCCTCTGACCCGCCATAACTCGATCCCGACTCTGTCGACTGGTCGTGAAGGCGCAGCGAGTGTTCTCATCCGTCCAGCTGCTCCTGGTACTGGTGTAATTGCCGGTGGATCCATCCGTACGGTGCTCGAGCTCGCAGGCATTAAAAATGTCTTGGCAAAACGCCTAGGGAGCAAAACTCCTCTCAACAACGCTCGGGCTGCCATGGTGGCCCTACAACTGCTCCGCACTCACAAGGAGACAGCCAAGGAACGGGGGATCTCCCTCGAGCAGATCTACTCCTGA
- the rplR gene encoding 50S ribosomal protein L18, which yields MSTLSRKQQTQKRHRRLRRHLSGTADRPRLAVFRSNSHIYAQLIDDEAQSTLCSASTLDKDLRSSIKADGSSCDASVAVGDLVAKRAIAKGIQQVVFDRGGNLYHGRVKALADAAREAGLQF from the coding sequence ATGTCGACCCTTTCCCGCAAACAGCAGACCCAGAAACGCCACAGGCGTCTGCGTCGCCATCTCAGTGGCACTGCCGATCGTCCCAGACTGGCCGTGTTTCGCTCCAACAGTCACATCTACGCTCAGTTGATCGACGACGAAGCTCAGAGCACTCTGTGTTCTGCTTCAACCCTCGATAAAGACCTGCGCTCCAGCATCAAAGCTGATGGCAGCAGCTGTGATGCGTCCGTTGCCGTTGGCGACTTAGTGGCCAAACGTGCCATTGCCAAAGGCATTCAACAAGTTGTCTTCGACCGAGGCGGCAACCTGTACCACGGCCGGGTGAAAGCTCTTGCCGATGCCGCCCGGGAAGCGGGCCTTCAGTTCTGA
- the rplF gene encoding 50S ribosomal protein L6 — MSRIGKNPVPIPDKVNVTLDGLAVTVKGPKGELKRTLPIGVSVSQVDNSIVVAPTSTKRTSRERHGLCRTLVSNMVIGVSQGYSKKLEIVGVGSRAQVKGKTLVVSAGYSHPVEMVPPEGITFTVENNTNVTVSGTDKELVGNEAAKIRAIRPPEPYKGKGIKYAGERILRKAGKSGKK; from the coding sequence ATGTCACGTATTGGTAAAAACCCAGTCCCCATTCCCGACAAGGTGAATGTCACACTCGACGGTCTCGCCGTCACGGTGAAGGGACCCAAGGGTGAGCTCAAACGCACCCTTCCTATCGGTGTGAGTGTCAGCCAGGTGGATAACTCCATCGTGGTTGCGCCAACCAGCACAAAACGTACATCCCGTGAACGCCACGGTCTGTGCAGAACTCTCGTCTCCAATATGGTGATCGGAGTCAGCCAGGGTTACTCCAAAAAGCTGGAGATCGTTGGCGTGGGCTCACGAGCCCAGGTCAAAGGCAAAACTCTCGTTGTAAGCGCTGGCTACAGCCATCCCGTTGAAATGGTGCCCCCTGAAGGCATCACTTTCACGGTGGAGAACAACACCAACGTCACCGTCTCAGGCACCGACAAGGAATTGGTTGGCAATGAAGCCGCCAAAATCCGCGCCATTCGTCCTCCCGAGCCCTACAAAGGCAAAGGAATTAAATATGCGGGCGAGCGCATCCTGCGTAAGGCAGGAAAGTCGGGCAAGAAGTAA
- the rpsH gene encoding 30S ribosomal protein S8, translating into MANHDPISDMLTRIRNASEKRHESTKVPASRMSRSIAKVLQQEGFIAEISEQGEGVRTELVLELKYSGKHRQPTIRSMQRVSKPGLRIYKNTRGLPKVLGGLGVAIISTSKGVMSDRDARKQGVGGEVLCYVY; encoded by the coding sequence ATGGCTAATCACGACCCAATTTCCGACATGCTCACTCGCATCCGCAATGCGAGTGAAAAACGTCACGAGTCCACAAAAGTTCCAGCTTCTCGCATGTCCCGCAGCATTGCCAAAGTGCTGCAACAAGAGGGATTTATCGCTGAAATCAGCGAGCAAGGCGAAGGCGTCCGCACCGAATTGGTGCTGGAGCTCAAGTACAGCGGCAAACACCGCCAACCCACCATTCGCTCCATGCAACGGGTCAGTAAGCCTGGCCTCCGCATTTACAAAAACACGCGCGGCCTGCCCAAGGTCCTCGGAGGACTAGGGGTAGCCATCATCTCCACCTCCAAGGGAGTGATGAGCGACCGCGACGCCCGCAAGCAAGGCGTGGGCGGCGAAGTGCTCTGCTACGTCTATTGA
- the rplE gene encoding 50S ribosomal protein L5, whose translation MSLKQRYRETIQPKLLKDLSLSNIHEVPKVMKVTVNRGLGEAATNAKSLEASVNELAQITGQKVVITRAKKAIAAFKIRQGMPIGCAVTLRGDRMYAFLERFINLALPRIRDFRGVSPKSFDGRGNYTVGVREQIIFPEISFDKIDAIRGMDITIVTSARTDEEGRALLREMGMPFRSN comes from the coding sequence ATGTCACTAAAACAGCGCTATCGGGAGACCATTCAGCCAAAATTGCTGAAAGACTTGAGTCTCTCCAACATTCATGAAGTTCCCAAGGTGATGAAAGTCACCGTTAACCGCGGACTCGGCGAAGCAGCCACCAATGCAAAGTCTCTCGAGGCTTCGGTGAACGAATTGGCCCAAATCACAGGCCAAAAAGTTGTCATCACCAGAGCCAAGAAAGCCATTGCAGCTTTCAAAATCCGCCAGGGAATGCCGATTGGATGTGCTGTCACCCTCCGGGGTGATCGCATGTATGCGTTTCTAGAACGCTTCATCAACTTGGCGCTGCCCCGCATTCGGGATTTTCGAGGCGTCAGCCCGAAAAGTTTTGATGGCCGTGGGAATTACACCGTGGGAGTCAGAGAGCAAATCATCTTCCCTGAGATCTCCTTCGACAAGATCGACGCCATCAGAGGCATGGACATCACAATTGTGACGTCTGCCCGCACGGATGAAGAGGGCAGGGCCCTCCTCCGCGAGATGGGAATGCCATTCCGCAGCAACTGA
- the rplX gene encoding 50S ribosomal protein L24 — MATATSKAAPAERIKMRLRKGDTVQVIAGKDKGKTGEVLRTLPNENRVIVEGLNMRTRHVKPTQEGETGRIVTEEASLHASNVMFYSTAKKVASRIELITEKDGSKKRRLKKTGEVID, encoded by the coding sequence ATGGCTACCGCAACATCCAAAGCAGCCCCAGCTGAGCGCATCAAGATGCGCCTTCGTAAAGGCGACACCGTTCAGGTGATTGCCGGAAAAGACAAAGGCAAAACAGGAGAAGTCCTGCGCACTTTGCCAAACGAAAACCGGGTGATCGTGGAGGGGCTCAATATGAGAACCCGTCACGTCAAGCCCACACAAGAAGGTGAGACTGGACGAATTGTCACTGAAGAAGCATCACTCCATGCTTCCAACGTGATGTTTTATTCCACAGCCAAAAAGGTTGCCAGTCGCATTGAACTGATTACCGAAAAAGACGGCAGCAAAAAGCGCCGCCTTAAGAAAACAGGCGAAGTGATCGACTGA
- the rplN gene encoding 50S ribosomal protein L14 translates to MIQQETFLTVADNSGAKRIQCIRVLGTNRRYAHVGDVIVATVKDAMPNMGVKKSDIVKAVVVRTKATMRRDTGNSIRFDDNAAVIINDDKNPRGTRVFGPVARELRERSFTKIVSLAPEVI, encoded by the coding sequence ATGATTCAGCAGGAAACATTCCTCACCGTTGCTGACAACAGTGGCGCCAAACGGATCCAATGCATTCGTGTTCTCGGCACCAATCGCCGCTATGCACACGTTGGTGACGTGATTGTGGCCACTGTCAAGGATGCGATGCCCAACATGGGTGTCAAAAAGTCAGACATCGTCAAGGCCGTCGTGGTTCGGACCAAAGCCACCATGCGTCGCGATACGGGTAACTCCATTCGTTTTGATGACAACGCAGCCGTGATCATCAACGACGACAAAAATCCCAGAGGCACTCGCGTCTTTGGACCCGTTGCCCGTGAATTGCGGGAACGCAGTTTCACCAAAATCGTGTCCCTCGCTCCGGAGGTGATCTGA
- the rpsQ gene encoding 30S ribosomal protein S17, giving the protein MALKERVGTVVSDKMDKTVVVAVENRFPHPIYQKTVSRTTRYKAHDEDNACRVGDRVRITETRPLSRHKRWAIAEILSKSPKAEEVSQ; this is encoded by the coding sequence ATGGCACTCAAAGAAAGGGTCGGCACCGTCGTCAGCGACAAGATGGACAAAACGGTGGTTGTGGCGGTGGAGAACCGCTTCCCCCATCCCATCTATCAAAAGACGGTCAGCCGGACCACCCGCTACAAAGCCCACGACGAAGACAACGCTTGTCGCGTTGGTGACCGTGTCCGGATTACCGAGACGCGTCCACTGAGCCGCCACAAGCGCTGGGCGATTGCTGAAATCCTCAGTAAAAGCCCAAAAGCTGAGGAGGTGTCCCAATGA
- the rpmC gene encoding 50S ribosomal protein L29: protein MARPTATDLRQLSDADVTEQIDGLRRELFELRFQQATRQLGNTHRFKESRLKLAQLLTVQSERKRSTAS, encoded by the coding sequence ATGGCACGTCCTACAGCAACAGATCTGCGCCAATTGTCTGACGCAGATGTCACCGAACAAATCGACGGCCTCCGCCGCGAATTGTTCGAACTCCGATTCCAGCAGGCCACTCGCCAGCTGGGCAACACGCACCGCTTCAAGGAGAGCCGTCTCAAACTGGCTCAGTTGCTGACGGTGCAATCGGAGCGCAAGCGCTCCACTGCTTCCTGA
- the rplP gene encoding 50S ribosomal protein L16 produces MLSPKRVKFRKQQRGRMRGVATRGNTIAFGEFALQAQECGWITSRQIEASRRAMTRYVKRGGKIWIRIFPDKPVTMRAAETRMGSGKGNPEFWVAVIKPGRILFEMGGEEITPEIAKEAMRLAQYKLPVKTKFISLDEQEQPAGTKAAASSTVES; encoded by the coding sequence ATGCTGAGTCCCAAAAGAGTCAAATTCCGCAAACAACAGCGAGGCCGTATGCGCGGTGTCGCCACCAGAGGCAACACCATTGCCTTCGGTGAGTTTGCGCTGCAAGCCCAAGAATGCGGCTGGATCACTTCGCGTCAAATCGAAGCCAGCCGACGTGCCATGACCCGCTACGTCAAACGTGGCGGAAAAATCTGGATTCGAATCTTTCCTGATAAGCCTGTCACCATGCGTGCCGCTGAAACCCGTATGGGTTCTGGTAAGGGCAACCCAGAATTCTGGGTTGCTGTGATCAAGCCAGGCAGGATTCTGTTCGAGATGGGCGGTGAGGAAATCACCCCTGAAATTGCGAAGGAAGCCATGCGCCTGGCGCAATACAAGCTTCCTGTAAAAACAAAGTTCATCTCTCTCGATGAACAGGAACAGCCAGCCGGCACTAAGGCTGCTGCCTCTTCAACCGTGGAGTCCTGA
- the rpsC gene encoding 30S ribosomal protein S3: MGNKIHPTGFRLGITQEHRSRWYASSKNYPALLQEDDRIRKFIHKKYGSAGISDVLIARKADQLEVELKTARPGVLVGRQGSGIEDLRSGIQKTVGDSSRQVRINVVEVERVDADAFLLAEYIAQQLEKRVAFRRTIRMAVQRAQRAGVLGLKIQVSGRLNGAEIARTEWTREGRVPLHTLRAEIDYATKVASTTYGVLGIKVWVFKGEVLSDDSQQQIPVGANPRRRGGRRPQQFEDRSNEG, from the coding sequence ATGGGAAACAAAATCCATCCAACCGGCTTCCGCCTGGGGATCACCCAGGAGCACCGGTCACGCTGGTACGCATCCAGCAAAAACTATCCCGCCCTCCTTCAAGAGGACGATCGGATTCGCAAGTTCATCCACAAGAAGTACGGCTCAGCCGGCATCAGCGATGTGCTGATCGCTCGCAAAGCTGATCAACTTGAGGTTGAGCTCAAAACAGCGCGCCCAGGCGTGCTGGTTGGCCGTCAAGGCAGCGGAATCGAAGATCTTCGCAGCGGCATTCAAAAGACCGTTGGAGATTCGAGCCGTCAGGTTCGGATCAACGTGGTTGAAGTGGAGCGGGTGGATGCCGACGCATTCCTTCTCGCTGAGTACATCGCTCAGCAACTCGAGAAACGCGTGGCATTCCGCCGCACCATCCGCATGGCTGTTCAGCGGGCTCAACGAGCCGGCGTACTTGGCCTAAAAATCCAAGTCAGCGGCCGCCTGAATGGTGCCGAAATCGCTCGTACTGAATGGACTCGTGAAGGACGTGTGCCCTTGCACACCCTTCGCGCCGAAATTGATTACGCAACCAAAGTGGCCAGCACGACCTATGGCGTTCTGGGCATCAAGGTTTGGGTCTTTAAGGGAGAAGTTTTGAGCGACGACTCCCAGCAGCAGATCCCGGTGGGAGCCAATCCCCGCCGTCGGGGCGGTCGTAGGCCCCAACAGTTCGAAGACCGCTCAAACGAGGGTTGA
- the rplV gene encoding 50S ribosomal protein L22 encodes MTTSSPTATTAQAHGRFIRGSVSKVRRVLDQIRGRTYRDALIMLEFMPYRSTGPITKVLRSAVANAEHNLGLDPATLVISQATADMGPSMKRYRPRAQGRAFAIKKQTCHISIAVAAQTDS; translated from the coding sequence ATGACAACGTCATCCCCAACGGCAACCACTGCCCAAGCGCACGGCCGCTTCATCCGCGGCTCCGTCTCCAAGGTGCGTCGTGTACTCGATCAAATCCGTGGCCGCACCTACCGCGACGCGCTGATCATGCTCGAGTTCATGCCTTACCGCTCCACCGGTCCGATCACGAAAGTGCTTCGCTCCGCTGTAGCCAATGCTGAACACAACCTTGGACTTGACCCAGCAACCTTGGTCATTTCCCAGGCCACTGCTGACATGGGTCCATCCATGAAGCGGTATCGGCCCCGCGCTCAAGGTCGCGCCTTCGCGATCAAAAAACAGACCTGCCACATCAGCATTGCTGTGGCAGCTCAGACCGACTCCTGA
- the rpsS gene encoding 30S ribosomal protein S19 has product MGRSLKKGPFIADSLLSKVEKQNAADDKSVIKTWSRASTILPMMIGHTIAVHNGRTHVPVFVTEQMVGHKLGEFAPTRTFKGHIKDKKGGR; this is encoded by the coding sequence ATGGGACGTTCTCTCAAAAAAGGCCCATTTATTGCTGACAGCCTTCTTAGCAAGGTTGAAAAGCAAAACGCCGCTGACGACAAGTCAGTCATCAAGACGTGGTCTAGGGCCTCCACGATTTTGCCGATGATGATCGGCCATACCATTGCCGTTCACAACGGCAGAACCCACGTGCCAGTCTTCGTGACTGAGCAAATGGTGGGGCACAAATTGGGTGAATTCGCACCCACGCGCACCTTTAAGGGCCACATCAAAGACAAGAAAGGAGGCCGCTGA
- the rplB gene encoding 50S ribosomal protein L2, whose protein sequence is MAIRTFRPYTPGTRTRVVTDFSEVTGRKPERSLVVSKHRRKGRNNRGVITCRHRGGGHKRLYRLVDFRRNKHGVTAKVAAIHYDPHRNARLALLFYADGEKRYILAPAGISIGQTVESGPEVPIEIGNAMPLSAVPLGSSVHCVELYAGRGGQMVRTAGASAQVMAKEGDYVALKLPSTEVRLVRCECFATLGEVGNAEIRNTSLGKAGRRRWLGRRPQVRGSVMNPCDHPHGGGEGRAPIGRSGPVTPWGKPALGLKTRKRNKPSNKFVLRKRRKTSKRSRGGRNS, encoded by the coding sequence ATGGCAATTCGTACTTTCCGCCCCTATACCCCCGGTACCAGAACCCGGGTGGTCACAGACTTCAGTGAAGTCACCGGCCGCAAGCCGGAACGCTCCTTGGTGGTGTCCAAACACCGCCGCAAAGGACGCAACAATCGTGGTGTGATCACCTGCCGTCATCGCGGTGGTGGTCACAAGCGCCTGTATCGCTTGGTCGACTTCCGTCGCAACAAGCATGGTGTTACCGCCAAAGTGGCCGCGATTCACTACGACCCCCACCGCAATGCGCGGTTGGCCCTTCTCTTCTACGCCGATGGCGAGAAGCGCTACATCCTGGCTCCGGCTGGGATCAGCATCGGCCAAACGGTGGAGTCAGGCCCTGAGGTACCAATCGAGATCGGCAATGCCATGCCGCTCTCAGCAGTGCCGCTTGGTTCCAGTGTTCATTGCGTCGAGCTTTATGCCGGACGCGGTGGTCAGATGGTTCGGACCGCAGGCGCGAGCGCTCAAGTCATGGCCAAAGAGGGCGATTACGTCGCCCTCAAACTCCCCTCCACAGAGGTGCGCCTCGTGAGATGTGAGTGCTTCGCCACTCTTGGCGAAGTTGGCAACGCCGAAATTCGCAATACCAGCTTGGGTAAAGCTGGTCGCCGCCGTTGGCTGGGACGTCGTCCCCAGGTCCGAGGCAGCGTAATGAACCCTTGCGATCACCCTCATGGTGGTGGTGAAGGCCGTGCTCCTATCGGGCGCTCGGGACCTGTCACTCCATGGGGCAAACCCGCTCTTGGCCTAAAAACCCGCAAGCGGAACAAGCCCAGCAACAAGTTCGTCCTCCGGAAACGTCGCAAGACGTCCAAGCGGAGCCGTGGCGGACGCAATTCCTGA
- a CDS encoding 50S ribosomal protein L23: MTERFTGRLADVIRRPLITEKATRALEQNQYTFEVDPRAAKPDIKAAVEQLFDVKVTGISTMNPPRRSRRIGRFAGKRAQVKKAVVRLAEGNSIQLFPES, from the coding sequence ATGACTGAGCGCTTCACCGGACGTCTAGCCGATGTGATCCGCCGCCCGCTGATCACTGAAAAGGCAACCCGTGCTCTGGAACAAAACCAGTACACCTTTGAGGTGGACCCTCGAGCCGCCAAGCCCGACATCAAGGCTGCAGTCGAACAGCTCTTCGATGTCAAGGTCACGGGCATTAGCACCATGAATCCTCCTCGCAGGAGTCGTCGTATCGGTCGTTTTGCCGGTAAGCGCGCTCAAGTGAAGAAAGCAGTGGTGCGCCTGGCCGAGGGCAACTCCATCCAACTCTTCCCTGAGTCCTGA